The candidate division KSB1 bacterium genome contains the following window.
GTTGGTTTATTTTCCTGATGAAAAGAAAGTTTAAAGATTAGTAAAAAGTTGAGTTATTTATCATCTTCCTCTTTCTTGTCCTTATTGTCAGATTTGAATTGAAGATGATGCTAGATTTTTTTGCATAAACACAACGATCTGAATGACAGATAGTTACTTTATTTTAATCCATAAAAATTCGGAATAGTCCATAATTTATTTTCACCTGGACTATGAATTGGTGGGTTTTTAATCTTCTCACAAATGAAGTATAAAATAATTAGCCCACAACTTCAGTGTGGGCTAAGAATAATCAATTATAACATTTCACTGGTTTTTTATCGTGTATGCATTAAATCAGCCGGCTTCTACCAATTTCATCTTATTATAGGAGGGTTTGTTTTTTAACCGCACCCTGTATTCGGTTTCAAGCAAATCGATCTGGCATTTTTCTTCTTCAGCTAATTCTTCCAGCATTTGCTTACCCTTTGCGTCGATTGTGCGTTGTGCCGCCTTTTTATAAAAGTTGATACTTTCACGTTCCTGTTCGATGGCGGTTTCAAGAATTTGTAAAACAGTGGAATTCGGTTCAATTGGCTTTTTGAAACCGCGTCTTCGCGGTAAATTAATGTACAAAAGCCGTTTTCCCGAAAGATTGGAATATTTCTCCTCCAATTTTTTAAGTTGTTTTTTTTCAACATCTGCTAGAGTTGATAGCAAAGCCTGAGAATCTTGATCCTTAAATAATTTTAAGGCTTTTTTGTAAAATTGGTAAGCATCCATTTCCGATTGGATGGCGATTCGTAAAGCTTGCAGGTCATCAATTTGTTCCCAGGTCATTCTGCTCTCCTCAGTTTTTTAATTTCAGCAGTACATTTAATT
Protein-coding sequences here:
- a CDS encoding ferritin family protein; this encodes MTWEQIDDLQALRIAIQSEMDAYQFYKKALKLFKDQDSQALLSTLADVEKKQLKKLEEKYSNLSGKRLLYINLPRRRGFKKPIEPNSTVLQILETAIEQERESINFYKKAAQRTIDAKGKQMLEELAEEEKCQIDLLETEYRVRLKNKPSYNKMKLVEAG